The genomic window AATGCTGCTGGGCGCATTCAACGAACCAAGCACGACCTTGGCGTCTTGGCCCGCCACGGTTTGCTGGAACGAAAAATTCACGCCCGAGGTGTCGATCAGCGCTTCGCCTGCTTGGCCGTTTCGGCTGTTGAAAAGCGACAATTGATACGGCCGAACTGAAGAGCCGTTGTTGAGTATCGTGGCCTGTAACCCATAGCCGGAATTGTTGATGTCGTTGGCCAGGTCTTGCAGAGTGTCGGTCGCGCCCAACGTGATGGTCAGCGTTTGCGAGCCGTTAATTTCCTGGGTCGGTTGGCCGCCAATGGTCACGGATTGTTCGCCGCCCAGCAGGTGCAAGTCCTGAGCGGTGGTTCCGCTGGTGCTAGTTACCGATAGCGTGTTTGGCCCGTGAGCGGTGTCGTCCAGTGCGATGCCGTCGCCGGCAGCGTTGAGATGGGCGTCGATGTTCAATCCCAACGCATTGATGGCTTGCAGCAAATCGCCGACGGTGTTGATTTTGCTGCCCACAGTCAGCGTCCCGCTTTCGCCGGTGGTGTCGGTTATTTTGAACGAGCCTGCCCCCACGCCATCGCCGCCATTGAGGCTGGAAAGCAGCGTGCTTTCGCTGACGGTTTGCAGATGGAGGTTGCCGCTCGATTTACTGGTTGCCGCCGAATTCACGGTCAGCCCCAGTTTGTCGGCGCTGTTGGTGGCGTCGGCATTGGCAATAATCAAATTGCTGGCGGTGTCGCCCGTGGTGTCGACCACTTCAATGCCGTTGCCGGCGTCATTCACCTGGGCTTGAACACCGATGCCGGCATCATTGATGTCATTGATCACATCGTCCAGCGTTTGGGCGGACGAAAGATCGACGGGTGCCGATTGATTGTTGCGATCGGTGGTGGTTATGGAACCGAGCGTGCCCAGCCCTGCGCCGCCGTTCAGGTCTTTCAGGAGGACCGTTTTCAGTCCGCCCAGCAGTTTTTGGCCGGTGAGGGTGTCGCCCGCTGCGGCCGTGGTTAACCCCAAATCTTCTTTGGCGCTGGAGCCGTTCAAATCGCTTACCGAAAAAGTGCCGCCGTCATCGGTCGTTAAATCGGTCAGGGTAATGCCGCTGCCGTCGGGGCTGATGGCGGCTTGAATTTTTCCGGGGGCGGCGCTGTTGATCGTGTTAATTACGTCGTTGAGCGTTTGCTGCGTCGTGCCGGAATTCAAGACATTGAAATCAACCGTGGCGCTGGTGCCGTCGCGGAAGTTGATTTGCAGGTCGGGCAGGAAATTATTGAACGTGAGGCCGTTGCCATCATTCAACTGGCTGAGTGGGATGTCGCCGAAGAGTTGCAGCACATCGTTGCCGCTGCCTTGAGCAGTGTTGGTGTTGATGCCGGCCAATCCGAGCGAAGCCGCGGTTGTTCCGCCGCCGACTTCCTGGACCTTCAAGTTACTGGCCGTTTGACCGGTGGTGTCGGTCAGCACGATGTGATTATTGCTGGTGCTGGCTTGCACGCCGATGCCGGCATTATTAATGGCATCGAGCACGTCATCAATGTTGGTGGCCGAGCGGAGATCGACGACGGCGCTGGCTCCGCTGCGACTGGTAATTTGTATTTCGCCGCGTGTGAATCCATTGCCTCCGTTGAGCAAATCTAAGCTAGCGCCGGGATTCACGAAGCCGCCGCTGCTAAAGGTGAGCGTGCCAGCGCCGAGGGATGCCGTTTGACTGGTGAATTTCGAGCTTTGGAGTTGTTGATTTTGAGCGACTTGAACCGGCGTGAGCTGATACGTGCCCGGCTGGACCGCACCGGTTGCTGTGCCGGAAAGAAGGGAGCTGTTGCTGCTGTTGATCGTGCTTTGGGTGTACAAGCCCGGGCTGGCTAAATTGTTCGTGGCAGATTGCAGCCCTAAAATTGCGGCCTGCAAGGAACCAATGGCGGTTTGCTGCTGCGTGTACGTCTGATCGAGCGTGGTCTGTTGATTTACTGGACCGGAAGAAGCCTTTACCAGCTCGCTCACCAACTGTGCGTAGTTGATTCCGCTGACAAGTCCAATTCCGGCGGTAATGGTGCCCATAGAAGTGATTCGCCTAGCGGCAGAAGCGGAAGGCAGTTAGTGGCAGGCAGTAGCCGGAGGAAAAGGAATGGAGCGGAGGGGGCAGCGGAGGGAAGCGGGGCGGGCAATAAAAGGCGGAGGGCAGTAAACGGCGGGATCATCCAAGCGTGGCCGACAAACCAATCTACGTTATCCGCTGGGCAGTTGAGGGGTATTGCCGTGAGCGTGCACTCGGGACCAATGGGGACCGTGGGAAGGGCCTCTCTTCGACAATTCGTCCAGCCGCAGCCGTCGCTTGAGAAGTTCCTCGCGCAACTGACGGAAAAGTTCGCCCAACGGTTGTAACCGGTTTTGTCGGAATAACCGGACGCTCTGATACCACGCGCTATCGTCACGCTGGGTGAGCCAGCGCCAGTCGACGGGCTGTGGCAGCACAACGCAGGTGCGCACACCCAAGGCGCCGGCCAAATGGGCTGTGGTGTTATCCACCGTGATGACGGCATCGAGCGAGGCAATTGTGGCCGCCAGATTATCGAGATCGTATTGGCGATCGGCTGCCGGATCGTCGTGAATGGTAATGCTTTGCTCGGCGGCGACTTGCGCTAGCTCTTGTCGATAGCTTCCCGCTTGCAAATTGATCCAATGCGCTCCCGGCGCGCTCAGTAACGGCTGCCAAGCGGCCAGCGGAATACTGGCGCTGGGGTTGCGGCCTTCGCTGGCGCGCCACGAAATGCCGATTTTCAAGCCCGAGCCGAGCTTCTCCCAGCGCTGGCGCCAGGCTGCGATTCGCTCTGGATCGGCGGTTAGCAATTGATCCTGCCGAGGGAAGGTATCCGCGGAGCGACGTAAATGCTTGGGCAGCGTGCCGGCCGGGCAATGCACGTCGATGGATACGCCACTTGGCAAACGCCATTGATGCTCGCTCCCCTGGGGCACGCCAAATACGGTTGCTTGCGGAAACGAACGGCGGAATAATCGCTCCAGCCGGGCATCGCAAACGAGGGCACAGCCACGGGCCTGCCGCAGCACATCGGGA from Pirellulales bacterium includes these protein-coding regions:
- the fliD gene encoding flagellar filament capping protein FliD; the encoded protein is MGTITAGIGLVSGINYAQLVSELVKASSGPVNQQTTLDQTYTQQQTAIGSLQAAILGLQSATNNLASPGLYTQSTINSSNSSLLSGTATGAVQPGTYQLTPVQVAQNQQLQSSKFTSQTASLGAGTLTFSSGGFVNPGASLDLLNGGNGFTRGEIQITSRSGASAVVDLRSATNIDDVLDAINNAGIGVQASTSNNHIVLTDTTGQTASNLKVQEVGGGTTAASLGLAGINTNTAQGSGNDVLQLFGDIPLSQLNDGNGLTFNNFLPDLQINFRDGTSATVDFNVLNSGTTQQTLNDVINTINSAAPGKIQAAISPDGSGITLTDLTTDDGGTFSVSDLNGSSAKEDLGLTTAAAGDTLTGQKLLGGLKTVLLKDLNGGAGLGTLGSITTTDRNNQSAPVDLSSAQTLDDVINDINDAGIGVQAQVNDAGNGIEVVDTTGDTASNLIIANADATNSADKLGLTVNSAATSKSSGNLHLQTVSESTLLSSLNGGDGVGAGSFKITDTTGESGTLTVGSKINTVGDLLQAINALGLNIDAHLNAAGDGIALDDTAHGPNTLSVTSTSGTTAQDLHLLGGEQSVTIGGQPTQEINGSQTLTITLGATDTLQDLANDINNSGYGLQATILNNGSSVRPYQLSLFNSRNGQAGEALIDTSGVNFSFQQTVAGQDAKVVLGSLNAPSSILATSATNTVNNLVPGLSINVGGVSQTPITLSVAANNSNLVSALQSVVTAYNTVHSQIKQDTTFNITTNTAAVLQADNSVLQVNDELANLIAGSISSTGSIHSLAQLGITIGQDGTAAFNQSVFQATYNQDPQAVQDFLTTPTTGVSDQFKNLTNSLAGVGTSILAERSSTLAQDLTDGQQRITLLNSRLNALQQRLTAQFQASELAIAKIQSNLSAIQSIQPFQSVNTFNQSSSSNNSNSLQSTLSNITG